A window of the Streptomyces sp. Ag109_O5-10 genome harbors these coding sequences:
- a CDS encoding GAF and ANTAR domain-containing protein, translated as MDWRRFAEQMASLARDLLAQDSVDATMRRITSSATELVDGCDAAGILVLHDTQVKTLAATDRLVVDSDRLQQRMGEGPCFDAAHSSQGERVFRIADLTAEQQRWPAYAPQAHRLGVGSMMGFLLFTEEEDFGALNLYSRKPGAFTEPSELAGWLLASHAAVAFSAARTHAQLEQALATRHTIGEAMGIIMGSHRLTEEEAFNVLRRYSQANNIKLREVARRVCHEGTLS; from the coding sequence GTGGACTGGCGACGGTTCGCGGAGCAGATGGCGTCCCTGGCGCGGGATCTGCTGGCGCAGGACTCGGTCGATGCCACGATGCGGCGGATCACCTCGTCGGCCACCGAACTGGTCGACGGCTGTGACGCGGCAGGCATCCTCGTGCTGCACGACACGCAGGTGAAGACCCTCGCCGCCACCGACCGGCTGGTCGTCGACAGCGACCGGCTGCAGCAGCGGATGGGGGAGGGACCGTGCTTCGACGCCGCTCACAGTTCGCAGGGCGAGCGGGTCTTCCGGATCGCCGACCTCACCGCCGAGCAGCAGCGCTGGCCCGCCTACGCCCCCCAGGCACACAGGCTCGGCGTCGGCAGCATGATGGGCTTCCTCCTGTTCACCGAGGAGGAGGACTTCGGCGCGCTCAACCTCTACTCCCGCAAGCCCGGCGCGTTCACCGAGCCCAGTGAACTGGCCGGCTGGCTGCTGGCCTCCCACGCGGCGGTCGCGTTCTCGGCCGCCCGCACCCATGCCCAGCTGGAACAGGCCCTCGCCACCCGTCACACCATCGGCGAGGCCATGGGCATCATCATGGGCAGCCACCGCCTCACCGAGGAGGAGGCGTTCAACGTCCTGCGCCGCTACTCGCAGGCCAACAACATCAAGCTCCGCGAGGTCGCCCGCAGGGTCTGCCATGAGGGCACCCTGTCGTGA
- a CDS encoding iron-containing redox enzyme family protein yields MTRRLAPALPAPRGPLSAAVLEALGGTDPAGAPSPAHASPYGDDLQLALYVLYELHYEGFEGVPDDLEWDSALLTVRAALEDRFLSALRADAPVDATDTAARALDELQVEPAADPGDSVSHYLQAEGTRRHLREYAALRSLYHLKEADPHAWVIPRLRGRAKAAMVAVEYDEFGAGRADEIHAELFAALMADLGLDTAYGRYVDAAPAEALATVNLMSLLGLHRSLRAALVGHFAAVEVTSSPASRRLAEAMRRTGAGPAAVRFYTEHVEADAVHEQVVRHDVVGGLLESEPHLEADVVFGIRATACLEDRLAARLLTPWRAGATALRADGCPGS; encoded by the coding sequence GTGACCCGTCGCCTCGCCCCGGCCCTGCCCGCACCACGCGGTCCCCTGTCGGCAGCCGTCCTGGAGGCCCTGGGCGGCACGGATCCGGCGGGCGCCCCGTCCCCGGCGCACGCCTCGCCGTACGGCGACGATCTCCAGCTCGCCCTCTACGTCCTCTACGAGCTGCACTACGAGGGCTTCGAGGGCGTGCCCGACGACCTGGAGTGGGACAGCGCGCTGCTGACCGTCCGCGCTGCGCTGGAGGACCGTTTCCTGTCCGCGCTCCGCGCCGACGCGCCCGTGGACGCCACCGACACCGCCGCGCGGGCCCTGGACGAGCTCCAGGTCGAGCCGGCCGCGGATCCCGGGGACAGCGTCTCCCACTACCTCCAGGCCGAGGGCACCCGCCGGCACCTGCGGGAGTACGCCGCGCTGCGCTCGCTCTACCACCTCAAGGAGGCCGACCCGCACGCCTGGGTCATCCCCCGGCTGCGCGGGCGGGCCAAGGCGGCCATGGTCGCCGTCGAGTACGACGAGTTCGGCGCCGGCCGCGCCGACGAGATCCACGCGGAGCTCTTCGCCGCCCTCATGGCGGACCTCGGCCTGGACACGGCGTACGGCAGGTACGTCGACGCCGCGCCTGCCGAGGCGCTCGCCACCGTCAACCTGATGTCCCTGCTCGGTCTGCACCGCTCGCTGCGCGCCGCACTCGTCGGGCACTTCGCCGCCGTCGAGGTGACCTCGTCCCCGGCCTCGCGCCGCCTGGCCGAGGCGATGCGCCGGACCGGGGCGGGACCCGCGGCCGTGCGGTTCTACACCGAACACGTCGAGGCGGACGCCGTCCACGAACAGGTCGTACGCCACGACGTGGTCGGCGGGCTCCTGGAGAGCGAGCCGCACCTGGAGGCCGACGTGGTCTTCGGGATCCGCGCGACCGCCTGCCTGGAGGATCGGCTCGCCGCCAGGCTCCTCACCCCTTGGCGCGCGGGAGCCACGGCGCTGCGGGCGGACGGGTGCCCAGGCTCGTAA
- a CDS encoding VOC family protein, whose translation MPATGPDFVSLQVRDLDVSQAFYERYLGLVRSPAGPAHAVVFETRPIAFALRDVVPGTDLASVAQPGIGAAIWLHATDVQAIHDTLAADGHTIVSAPIDGPFGRTFTFADPDGYQVTLHDRT comes from the coding sequence ATGCCCGCCACCGGCCCCGACTTCGTCTCCCTCCAGGTGCGCGACCTCGACGTCTCGCAGGCGTTCTACGAGCGGTACCTCGGCCTCGTCCGGTCGCCCGCCGGGCCTGCGCACGCCGTCGTCTTCGAGACCAGGCCGATCGCGTTCGCGCTCCGCGACGTCGTCCCCGGCACCGATCTCGCATCCGTCGCCCAGCCCGGCATCGGTGCCGCGATCTGGCTCCACGCCACCGACGTCCAGGCCATCCACGACACACTCGCCGCCGACGGCCACACCATCGTCTCCGCACCGATCGACGGCCCCTTCGGCCGCACGTTCACCTTCGCCGACCCCGACGGCTACCAGGTCACCCTCCACGACCGCACCTGA
- a CDS encoding MFS transporter — MEDRWLTRWRVAVWVAFSPVHRRPSASVAAPASQVRTVTNPPGPPDEHLESVLGATSHEFESRILAAAWALGLGSAGQTLGRNLYTTLASRIGITSRTVALITLGGVTTAAFAMVSGPFPPLVGIAIAAGAVRGNLTLLQATAITDRRGTTHYGRLSGLLAAPATIASALAPFAGAALADPLGGYPGLFAVLVLVSAAAALFAGRTPHHPQHHGRTPTSPQGVQGRAWSTGCPRPPPRA; from the coding sequence ATGGAGGACCGCTGGCTGACCCGTTGGAGGGTTGCAGTTTGGGTTGCATTCAGCCCCGTTCATAGGCGTCCAAGCGCCTCCGTGGCAGCTCCTGCGTCGCAGGTCAGGACGGTGACGAACCCGCCTGGACCCCCGGACGAACATTTGGAAAGCGTGTTGGGGGCAACCTCTCACGAGTTCGAATCTCGTATCCTCGCTGCCGCCTGGGCCCTCGGCCTCGGCAGCGCAGGCCAGACCCTCGGCCGCAACCTGTACACGACCCTCGCCAGCCGCATCGGCATCACCAGCCGCACCGTCGCCCTGATCACGCTCGGCGGGGTGACGACCGCCGCGTTCGCAATGGTCTCCGGCCCCTTCCCACCCCTCGTGGGCATTGCGATCGCAGCTGGCGCGGTGCGCGGCAACCTCACCCTGCTCCAAGCCACCGCCATAACCGACCGCCGGGGCACCACCCACTACGGGCGCCTGTCCGGGCTACTGGCCGCGCCTGCCACCATCGCGTCTGCCCTGGCGCCGTTCGCGGGAGCCGCGCTGGCCGACCCGCTCGGCGGTTACCCCGGCCTGTTCGCCGTGCTCGTACTGGTCTCCGCCGCAGCGGCTCTCTTCGCGGGAAGGACGCCGCACCATCCACAGCACCACGGCAGGACACCCACGAGCCCGCAGGGGGTGCAGGGAAGGGCATGGAGTACCGGATGCCCTCGTCCACCACCTCGCGCGTGA
- a CDS encoding alkaline phosphatase, with the protein MVVNPTLGASASGAQASAKAPTAKNVIFINGDGMGAATRQAARLHLTGMGGRLAMDALPASGQLTTEPDDPKAVVTDSAAAATAWATGEKTYNGAISVDVHGNPLATLGRQAKAAGKATGLVTTAQVTDASPAAFFANTANRSAQDEIARQYIEVSKPDVILGGGEDWWLPAGSAGAFRDQPAEDPSEASKGTKGNLIAQAQKAGYSYVSSADQLSRAKGGKLLGLFANEEMFQQRAEGQGDVYSPVVGLSTMTSKALSALDKNKKGFFLMVEEEGVDEFAHSNNGTRVLQSMRELEKAVAVARAYVATHPDTLLVVTGDHETGGLAVEDSDATDESGTGISAEDGPFSIRGSDKSFSIDWTTSGHTGVDVPVTAAGPLSDRFSGKHPNTYVYDVLRQALTRR; encoded by the coding sequence ATGGTGGTCAACCCGACGCTGGGCGCGTCGGCCTCGGGTGCGCAGGCCTCGGCCAAGGCCCCGACCGCCAAGAACGTCATCTTCATCAACGGTGACGGCATGGGCGCCGCCACGCGCCAGGCCGCCCGCCTGCACCTGACCGGCATGGGCGGCCGGCTCGCGATGGACGCGCTCCCCGCCTCGGGCCAGCTGACCACCGAGCCGGACGACCCCAAGGCCGTCGTCACCGACTCGGCCGCCGCGGCGACCGCGTGGGCCACGGGCGAGAAGACCTACAACGGCGCGATCAGCGTCGACGTGCACGGCAACCCGCTGGCCACCCTCGGCCGGCAGGCCAAGGCGGCCGGCAAGGCCACCGGCCTGGTCACCACCGCGCAGGTCACCGACGCCTCGCCGGCGGCGTTCTTCGCGAACACCGCCAACCGTTCGGCGCAGGACGAGATCGCCCGCCAGTACATCGAGGTCAGCAAGCCCGACGTCATCCTGGGCGGAGGCGAGGACTGGTGGCTGCCCGCGGGCAGCGCCGGCGCGTTCAGGGACCAGCCCGCCGAGGACCCGTCCGAGGCGAGCAAGGGCACGAAGGGCAACCTCATCGCCCAGGCCCAGAAGGCCGGTTACTCCTACGTCTCCAGCGCGGACCAGCTCAGCCGCGCCAAGGGCGGCAAGCTCCTCGGTCTCTTCGCCAACGAGGAGATGTTCCAGCAGCGCGCCGAGGGTCAGGGCGACGTGTACAGCCCGGTGGTCGGTCTCTCCACCATGACCAGCAAGGCCCTGAGCGCGCTGGACAAGAACAAGAAGGGCTTCTTCCTCATGGTCGAGGAAGAGGGCGTGGACGAGTTCGCCCACTCGAACAACGGCACCCGCGTCCTGCAGTCCATGCGGGAACTGGAGAAGGCGGTGGCCGTGGCCCGTGCCTACGTCGCCACCCACCCCGACACCCTGCTGGTCGTCACCGGCGACCACGAGACCGGCGGCCTGGCCGTCGAGGACTCGGACGCCACCGACGAGTCCGGCACCGGCATCTCGGCCGAGGACGGTCCGTTCAGCATCCGCGGCAGCGACAAGAGCTTCTCCATCGACTGGACCACGTCCGGGCACACCGGTGTGGACGTCCCGGTGACCGCGGCCGGCCCGCTGTCCGACCGCTTCTCCGGCAAGCACCCCAACACCTACGTGTACGACGTGCTGCGCCAGGCCCTGACGCGCCGCTGA
- a CDS encoding TerD family protein yields the protein MITLTKEDGPADLDGVTHLSIGVSWDPTAGSSGGVLGKLRRQSGTDLDLIAIAMQGGDPVRLAGLDSLDPMGNGSLVHSGDNQTGRGDGDDETVTVEFARIPPNITSIVFVAAAYKKGSSFQKARNISFKVYDATGGSSQQVADIWPSLLTQDNGCAVAKALRVGASWKLEVINVTGKIKQGDEHALMRFAVSK from the coding sequence ATGATCACACTCACCAAGGAAGACGGCCCGGCCGACCTGGACGGGGTGACCCATCTGTCCATCGGGGTCTCCTGGGACCCCACCGCGGGCAGCAGTGGCGGCGTGCTGGGCAAGCTGCGCCGTCAGAGCGGCACCGACCTCGATCTGATCGCCATCGCCATGCAGGGCGGCGACCCGGTGCGCCTGGCGGGTCTCGACTCACTCGACCCCATGGGCAACGGTTCGCTGGTCCACAGCGGCGACAACCAGACCGGGCGCGGGGACGGCGACGACGAGACGGTGACCGTCGAGTTCGCCCGGATCCCGCCCAACATCACGTCGATAGTGTTCGTGGCCGCCGCCTACAAGAAGGGCAGCTCCTTCCAGAAGGCCCGCAACATCAGCTTCAAGGTCTACGACGCGACCGGCGGCAGCTCCCAGCAGGTCGCCGACATCTGGCCGAGCCTGCTCACCCAGGACAACGGATGCGCCGTGGCCAAGGCGCTGAGGGTCGGCGCCAGTTGGAAGCTCGAGGTGATCAACGTGACGGGAAAGATCAAGCAGGGCGACGAACACGCCCTGATGCGCTTCGCCGTCAGCAAGTAG
- a CDS encoding CDGSH iron-sulfur domain-containing protein, producing the protein MPNTPDRPCRIRVQRDGPLLVEGPVEVVDEDGRVTASTRFMVAVCTCRRSRIFPWCDTSHRCRGKRPGEGGTP; encoded by the coding sequence GTGCCGAACACTCCTGACCGCCCCTGCCGCATCCGCGTCCAGCGCGACGGGCCCCTCCTCGTCGAGGGTCCGGTCGAGGTCGTGGACGAGGACGGCCGGGTGACGGCGTCGACGCGTTTCATGGTGGCCGTCTGCACCTGCCGCCGCAGCCGGATCTTCCCCTGGTGCGACACCAGCCACCGCTGCCGCGGCAAGCGACCCGGCGAAGGCGGTACCCCGTGA
- a CDS encoding IS3 family transposase (programmed frameshift): MGRKSPYSEEFRKDAVALYRAAAGKRTYAAVAADLGITAESLRTWVRKDEAQAASGHGDGGGSEAEELARLRAENTRLLKAEKGVAPGARDPAPGSRLFRSRGEVRPHRWDFISDNRADFGVKRICRVLGTSRAGYYRHLATEQARAERQAEEKRTVAEIRAIHAEHHGAYGAPRVHAELRARGHGISRKRVTRLMRINHIVGRHLRKKKRTTIADRTAPPAPDLVMRDFTADTLNTRWCGDITYIAVGTSWLYLATVIDICSRKVVGWSIADHMRTSLVTDAIEMAVATRGGRVHGVVFHTDRGAQYGVAAFAKVCRRHGIRRSMGRVGSSYDNALAESFFQGLKRELLHGRRWTSKAQTRLELFRWLSYYNRRRRHSALGYLTPVEFEQRLIASHTLSLVA, encoded by the exons GTGGGACGCAAGTCTCCGTATTCGGAGGAGTTCCGGAAAGACGCTGTCGCGCTCTACCGCGCCGCCGCCGGGAAGCGGACGTACGCGGCGGTGGCCGCGGATCTCGGCATCACCGCGGAGTCGCTGCGGACGTGGGTCCGCAAGGACGAGGCCCAGGCCGCGTCCGGACACGGTGACGGGGGCGGGAGTGAGGCGGAGGAGCTGGCCCGGCTGCGGGCGGAGAACACTCGGCTGCTCAAGGCCGAGA AAGGAGTGGCACCTGGAGCGCGAGATCCTGCGCCGGGCAGCCGCCTGTTTCGCTCGCGAGGTGAAGTGAGACCCCACCGCTGGGACTTCATCTCCGACAACCGCGCCGACTTCGGCGTCAAGCGGATCTGCCGGGTGCTCGGGACATCTCGCGCCGGCTACTACCGGCACTTGGCCACCGAGCAGGCCCGCGCCGAGCGCCAGGCCGAGGAGAAACGGACCGTGGCCGAGATCCGGGCCATCCACGCCGAGCACCATGGCGCTTACGGCGCTCCCCGCGTGCATGCCGAACTCCGTGCCCGCGGACACGGGATCAGCCGAAAGCGCGTCACCCGGCTGATGCGGATCAACCACATCGTCGGCCGGCACCTACGCAAGAAGAAGCGCACCACGATCGCGGACAGGACCGCGCCACCCGCGCCGGACCTGGTGATGCGCGATTTCACCGCGGACACGCTGAACACCAGGTGGTGCGGCGACATCACCTACATAGCCGTCGGCACGTCGTGGCTCTACCTCGCCACGGTGATCGACATCTGCTCGAGAAAGGTGGTGGGCTGGTCAATCGCCGACCACATGCGGACTTCCCTGGTCACCGACGCGATCGAGATGGCTGTGGCCACCCGCGGCGGCCGGGTCCATGGCGTCGTTTTTCACACCGACAGGGGCGCCCAGTACGGCGTGGCCGCCTTCGCCAAGGTCTGCCGCCGGCACGGCATCCGCCGCAGCATGGGCCGGGTCGGCTCGAGCTATGACAATGCCCTCGCCGAGTCGTTCTTCCAGGGCCTCAAGCGCGAATTGCTCCATGGCCGCCGCTGGACCTCGAAGGCGCAGACCCGGCTGGAGCTGTTCCGCTGGCTGTCGTACTACAACCGGCGCCGTCGGCACTCCGCGCTCGGCTACCTCACACCAGTCGAGTTCGAACAGCGTCTGATCGCATCACATACTCTGTCACTCGTCGCATGA
- a CDS encoding MarR family winged helix-turn-helix transcriptional regulator, giving the protein MSQKGAGVDLDKSLGYLLKEASSVLRAAMEEVLRPLGMSVTHYSCLELLAQRPGLSNSELARGAFVTRQSMNVLLQALERDGYVTRPTEAPVGKALPARLTPRGRQSLEKASAAVRAVEVKMLAGMTETEQSDAFRSLQSMIRSLRDGSAEA; this is encoded by the coding sequence ATGAGTCAAAAGGGTGCCGGTGTCGACCTGGACAAATCTCTGGGCTACCTGCTGAAAGAGGCTTCGAGTGTTCTGCGCGCGGCCATGGAGGAGGTGCTGCGGCCACTCGGGATGAGCGTGACGCACTACTCCTGCCTCGAACTGCTGGCGCAACGGCCGGGCTTGTCCAACTCCGAGCTCGCGCGTGGCGCGTTCGTGACACGGCAGTCGATGAACGTGCTGCTCCAGGCCCTGGAACGAGACGGCTACGTGACCAGGCCCACGGAGGCGCCCGTCGGGAAGGCGCTTCCCGCCCGGCTCACGCCTCGCGGCCGGCAGAGCCTGGAGAAGGCGAGCGCGGCCGTCCGTGCCGTCGAGGTCAAAATGCTGGCCGGCATGACCGAGACCGAGCAGTCGGACGCGTTCCGGAGCCTGCAGAGCATGATCCGTTCCCTGCGCGACGGCAGCGCCGAGGCGTAG
- a CDS encoding DUF397 domain-containing protein: MSTPSMAAPHDVTTAQYDVDLPHARWRKSSYSGGANDCVEVAELGERAAVRDSKDISRGPLLFSKVAVRALVGGITSGATSTRHG, from the coding sequence GTGAGCACGCCCAGCATGGCCGCCCCGCACGACGTCACGACAGCCCAGTACGACGTCGATCTCCCGCACGCGCGGTGGCGGAAGAGCTCGTACAGCGGGGGTGCGAACGACTGCGTGGAAGTCGCGGAACTGGGCGAGCGCGCCGCAGTGCGCGACTCCAAGGACATCAGCCGTGGGCCGTTGCTGTTCTCGAAGGTGGCGGTGCGCGCGCTGGTCGGCGGAATCACCAGCGGGGCAACCAGTACGCGTCATGGCTGA
- a CDS encoding FAD-dependent oxidoreductase produces MKDADAGSRESYWLETAPPGEPAPPPSGDLSVEVAVIGGGIAGLSTAWELVRQGREVAVLEAGRLAAGVTGHTTAKLTALHTLVYDHLRRTRGPEGARLYARSQNEAIRHAAGIVAELGIECEWEEAAAYTYARNPARAAELRAEARAAREAGLPAEFVTETELPFSVAGAVRVTGQAQFHPRKYLLALADDLRRRGGTVYEGTRVVGLAEGEPCVLETDAGVSVRAEEVVVATHYPIFDRALLFTRLSPRRELVVAGTVDAALAPRGMYITPEQGTRSVRSAPHGDGERLLVVTGEHFTPGTADTEERFARLSAWACDQFPGLRLTHRWATQDNDSTDSVPLVGPLHPGSRHVYVATGFGGWGLSGGIMAGRLISDLVGGREVDWAGLYDPRRLGPVVREGVSFLKHQAQVARHFIGDRLQALTETRPEDIAPGDGAVVRLGGHQCAVHRDAGGQLQAVSAACTHLGCLVAFNRAEQAWECPCHGSRFAPDGRILQGPAVRPLQKRDL; encoded by the coding sequence ATGAAGGACGCCGACGCAGGAAGCCGGGAATCGTACTGGCTGGAGACCGCTCCGCCCGGCGAGCCCGCCCCGCCACCGTCCGGTGACCTCTCCGTCGAGGTCGCCGTGATCGGGGGCGGCATCGCCGGGCTCAGTACGGCCTGGGAGCTGGTCCGGCAGGGCCGTGAGGTGGCCGTGCTGGAGGCCGGGCGGCTGGCCGCCGGCGTGACGGGCCACACCACGGCCAAGCTGACCGCCCTGCACACCCTGGTCTACGACCACCTGCGCCGGACCCGCGGCCCCGAGGGTGCGCGGCTCTACGCGCGGTCGCAGAACGAGGCGATCCGGCATGCCGCCGGGATCGTGGCGGAGCTGGGCATCGAGTGCGAGTGGGAGGAAGCGGCGGCGTACACGTACGCGCGGAACCCCGCACGGGCGGCGGAGCTGCGGGCGGAGGCGCGGGCGGCGCGGGAGGCGGGGCTGCCGGCCGAGTTCGTCACCGAGACGGAGCTGCCGTTCTCGGTGGCCGGTGCGGTCCGGGTGACCGGGCAGGCCCAGTTCCATCCCCGCAAGTACCTGCTGGCGCTCGCGGACGACCTGCGCCGGCGCGGCGGCACGGTGTACGAGGGGACGCGGGTCGTGGGCCTCGCCGAGGGAGAGCCCTGTGTGCTGGAGACGGACGCGGGGGTGTCGGTGCGTGCCGAGGAGGTCGTCGTCGCCACGCACTACCCGATCTTCGACCGGGCGCTGCTGTTCACCCGGCTCTCCCCGCGCCGCGAGCTGGTCGTGGCCGGGACCGTCGACGCGGCCCTGGCTCCGCGCGGCATGTACATCACGCCCGAGCAGGGCACCCGGTCCGTGCGCAGCGCCCCCCACGGGGACGGCGAACGCCTGCTGGTCGTCACCGGCGAGCACTTCACGCCCGGCACCGCCGATACCGAGGAGCGCTTCGCCCGGCTCTCCGCGTGGGCCTGCGACCAGTTCCCGGGGCTCAGGCTCACCCATCGCTGGGCCACCCAGGACAACGACTCCACCGACTCCGTGCCCCTGGTCGGACCGCTCCACCCCGGTAGCCGTCACGTCTACGTGGCCACCGGGTTCGGCGGCTGGGGCCTGAGCGGCGGCATCATGGCGGGCCGCCTGATCAGCGACCTCGTCGGCGGTCGCGAGGTGGACTGGGCAGGTCTGTACGACCCGCGCCGCCTGGGTCCGGTGGTCCGCGAGGGCGTGTCGTTCCTCAAGCACCAGGCTCAGGTCGCCCGGCACTTCATCGGGGACCGGCTGCAGGCCCTGACCGAGACCCGGCCGGAGGACATCGCGCCGGGCGACGGCGCCGTGGTGCGGCTCGGCGGACATCAGTGCGCCGTCCACCGCGACGCCGGCGGGCAGCTCCAGGCCGTGTCCGCCGCCTGCACCCACCTCGGCTGCCTCGTCGCCTTCAACCGCGCCGAACAGGCATGGGAGTGCCCGTGCCACGGCTCACGCTTCGCCCCGGACGGCCGGATCCTCCAGGGGCCCGCCGTGAGGCCGCTGCAGAAGCGCGACCTGTGA
- a CDS encoding sialidase family protein — protein MAGSTLPSPAVDPWTGTLYMAYEGSDFSAGRFDSVQLVRSTDGGRPWGTPVPISPEGVAAFSPSIAVDERGTVALTYYDLRFLEPGNTTTLPTAHQLATLRHGDPKSRTERRISRVFDWLRAPFARGYFLGDYQGLAADGKGVRAVLTEADSGAPQHRTDVYTGTFRTG, from the coding sequence GTGGCCGGGTCCACCCTGCCGAGCCCGGCCGTCGACCCCTGGACGGGCACGCTGTACATGGCCTACGAGGGCTCGGACTTCTCCGCTGGGAGGTTCGACTCCGTCCAGCTCGTGCGGTCCACCGACGGCGGACGCCCCTGGGGGACCCCGGTGCCGATCAGCCCCGAGGGCGTTGCGGCCTTCTCCCCGTCGATCGCGGTCGACGAGCGGGGCACGGTCGCGCTCACCTACTACGACCTGCGTTTCCTGGAGCCGGGCAACACCACAACCCTGCCCACCGCCCATCAACTGGCCACGCTGCGGCACGGGGACCCGAAGTCCCGGACCGAACGACGGATCTCACGGGTCTTCGACTGGCTGCGGGCGCCGTTCGCCAGGGGCTACTTCCTCGGCGACTACCAAGGCCTGGCGGCGGACGGCAAGGGCGTACGGGCGGTGCTCACCGAGGCCGACTCCGGCGCACCACAGCACCGTACGGACGTCTACACCGGCACTTTCCGCACCGGCTGA
- a CDS encoding serine/threonine-protein kinase, which yields MLIAGRYRLETAIGRGAMGEVWRAYDEMLGRPVAVKLLLAQNTDPTAAARFRLEAQTAGRLRHPHVVGVVDFGEQDGRLFLVMELVEGDSLQHVLAQAGSLPAEEVARIAAQAAAGLAVAHEQGIVHRDIKPGNLLLDAVGSVKIGDFGIARFMDDPAGGLTATGQIVGTSLYIAPERALGQPAGPPSDVYSLGCVLYQLLTGRVPFHAASAIAVLHHHLDTPPVPPRELGIALPPAFENYLLGLLAKRPEDRPTASRTAEWFAAGSWRGRPEPLPAATPRREPESRPGSSAALPGTWPGTDTAPGSVTTYAFPSAGAAAPVLRARRRQRTGGGALSTRRSRALSALAALVIFLGALLLGLAWFSPDQSSADTPPADRTHSASPALVPGTGKSDGPDRQRGGPDGQRGGPKGKTEHGDGED from the coding sequence GTGCTGATAGCGGGCCGGTACCGGCTGGAGACCGCCATCGGGCGAGGCGCGATGGGAGAGGTCTGGCGGGCGTACGACGAGATGCTCGGCAGACCGGTGGCGGTCAAGCTCCTGCTGGCCCAGAACACCGATCCCACCGCCGCCGCCCGCTTCCGCCTGGAGGCGCAGACCGCGGGCCGGCTCCGGCATCCGCACGTGGTCGGCGTCGTCGACTTCGGCGAGCAGGACGGCCGTCTGTTCCTGGTGATGGAGCTGGTCGAGGGCGACAGTCTCCAGCACGTGCTCGCGCAGGCGGGATCCCTGCCGGCCGAGGAGGTCGCCCGTATCGCCGCCCAGGCGGCCGCCGGGCTGGCCGTCGCACACGAACAGGGCATCGTGCACCGGGACATCAAGCCCGGCAACCTCCTGCTCGACGCCGTCGGATCCGTGAAGATCGGCGACTTCGGCATTGCCCGCTTCATGGACGACCCGGCCGGCGGGCTCACCGCGACCGGTCAGATCGTCGGGACCAGCCTGTACATCGCCCCCGAGCGCGCCCTGGGCCAACCCGCCGGACCCCCGTCCGACGTCTACTCGCTGGGCTGCGTGCTCTACCAGCTGCTCACCGGACGGGTGCCGTTCCACGCCGCGAGCGCCATCGCCGTCCTCCACCACCACCTCGACACGCCACCCGTGCCGCCGCGCGAGCTGGGCATCGCACTGCCGCCCGCCTTCGAGAACTACCTGCTCGGTCTCCTCGCCAAGCGGCCCGAGGACCGCCCCACGGCGAGCCGGACGGCCGAATGGTTCGCCGCGGGCTCCTGGCGAGGACGCCCCGAACCCCTCCCGGCGGCCACGCCGCGCCGCGAACCGGAGTCGCGTCCGGGCAGTTCAGCGGCGCTCCCGGGAACCTGGCCCGGGACGGACACGGCCCCTGGCTCCGTCACCACCTACGCCTTCCCGTCCGCCGGGGCCGCCGCTCCGGTCCTCCGGGCCCGGCGCCGTCAGCGGACGGGCGGCGGCGCGCTCTCCACCCGCCGGTCCAGGGCGCTGAGCGCCCTCGCCGCTCTGGTGATCTTCCTCGGCGCGCTGCTGCTCGGCCTCGCGTGGTTCTCCCCCGACCAGAGCTCGGCCGACACCCCGCCGGCGGACCGGACGCACAGCGCGAGCCCGGCCCTGGTGCCCGGGACCGGCAAGAGCGACGGCCCCGACAGGCAACGAGGCGGCCCGGACGGGCAACGGGGCGGCCCGAAGGGGAAGACCGAGCACGGCGACGGCGAGGACTGA